The genome window ATTCTTACTTTTAGTCTTATCTTTCAATCTTTCTCTTTTCTCTCAAAAAGGACCGAAAGAACCTACGCTACCAACGGAACCCACCGTAAACTCCGATTCACGCAATCAAAGAGGAGAACCGAGCAAACAAACGGGTTCCGGCGTGGACGAAAAGGGAGAAAAGAAAATCAAAGCCATTCTTTGCGATGGGCGCGATGTGGAAGGATATTGGAAAAATCCTCCTCTCGAATTCAAGTTCCAACACAAAAAAAGCAACATCACGTATTCCAAATCTTTAAAGCTCGAAGAGGTTTCCAAGATCAAGATTACCGGCTGGAAATTAAAATCCTCTCAGAAACGGAAAGAGGGGACTCCCTATCGGGTCGAACCGTTTCAGATTCAGATAGTTTCCTTTTCGGGAGAAACGTTCGTCAAAGAACCTTCCCCTACCGGAGAAATCCAGCAAATCCAAATCAACAATCAGTTCGGAGATGCGACCCTGTTTTTATATTGGAACGACTTGCAATATGAAAACGGGCAGTGGTATTCGGGTTTAAAATCTTTTTCGGGAGAATTCAGAACGGACTGTCACCCCGACGTCGTCCGAGAAATTCAATTCCCCGCATCGAACTAAATTATATTTTTCGAATATATTCCAGGATTTTTCTTTCGGAGTACGGTTTCTGAAGAACATGTACGTTTTTGTGAAGAACGGTTATGTTCGTTCCCGCGTTTTCTTCCAAACCCGTGATTACCGCGATCGGAATTTTGTCGAACTTTTCCTGTTTCCGAATCGTTTCCACGAGCTCTTCTCCCGAAAAATTAGGCATGATCCAATCCGTTAGAATGGTGGAAACCGGCTCGTTGCTCGACTCCAGATATTCGTAAGCCTTCTTACCTTCCGAAAACGCCTGAAACGTATATCCGTTCTTTTTCAGAATTTTTCCCAATAAAAGCAGATTCAGTTCCGAATCGTCGATGATCAGAATTTTTCCGATCGTATGCGTTTCCGCGTGATGGTTCGTTTCCGATCCGTAAGCCAACTCGATGATTTCTTTGATGACGATCTTGAACTCGTCAATTCCGGAAGGTTTCGGAAAGATTCCGTCAAAACCGAATTCCGCGGACTTGGCGCGGTTCGCTTCGATATCGCCGGATGTAATCAGATATATTTTAGAATTCTTGCATGCGCTGTCTTTTTTTTCCCGTTGGCTATTGCGGATGATTTTACAGACTGTAAAACCGTCCGCGTCCGGGAGAATCATGCCGATCGTGATCAGATCGAAATGTTCCTTAAACGCAAGATCCAAACCTTCTTTGGCCGATCCGGCTTCTACGATTTGAAAATCTTCCGCAGGAAAAAAAGAAGATATGATTCTTCTTACCGTGGCTCCGGAATCTAAAACGAGCACTTTCAAATCTATTTTTCTCCGGAATTGATTTCCGAAATCCCCGCTTCGTAAATACGAATTTGATTTTGCAATTCATCTGCGATTCGGTTCGGATCGTTCATCGATTCTCGATCGGGTTTTGCCCAAATGAATTGTTGGGATGGATTCGTATCTAAACTAAGATAAAAAATCGGGGATGTTCCGGCAACTTGTTGCGTCTCGATAGGCAGAAGCGTAAAAGAACCGAACAGAGAAAAGACCGCTTTGTATTTTTTTTCGAGATGAACGAATTCATAGGTGCGAGGCCATTCTTCCTCACCGGATTTTAAATTCATCGGAAAGAGACCGGAAAGAAACGAAATCAAGTCGTTCGTTTTTTCGATTCTAGTTTCAAATGAATTCGGTTCGCTCATTTTTCGAGCTCTTTCGCTTGATTCCATAAACGATCCATTTCGTCCAAGTTGGAATCGTTCGGGGTTCTTCCTTCTTTTTGTAAGGATTCTTCAATGTATTGAAATCGATTTTTAAATTTCGCGTTGGTTCTCGTGAGCGCGGACTCGGCGGAGATTCCGAGATGTCTTCCAAGATTGACTAAACTAAAAAGTAAATCTCCGAATTCTTCTTCGATTCTTACTTGATTGGTTCCGTCCGATTTCGTCGTTCCGAACTCCGCTAAGAATTCTTCCATCTCTTCTCTTACTTTTCCCTGCACGTCCACGACTTCTTTCCAATCGAATCCGACCTTGGCCGCTTTCTTTTGATATTTCTCCGCTTTTAAAAGGGAGGAGAAATTTTCCGGGACGTTTGAAAAAATAGACGAGTAACTCGGTTTCTTCTTTTCTTTGTCTTTGATTTTTTCCCAGTTTTCGATCACTTCCTGAGAAGAGGATAACGTGAGTTCTTCCGGGCGAAATACGTGCGGATGTCTAAAAATCAACTTATCGGACACACCTTTGGCTATGTCTCCTAAATTGAATGCGTTTCTTTCTTCTGCGAGCCTTGCGTGAAACACGACTTGAAAGAGGAGGTCTCCCAATTCTTCTTTGAGAAGTTCGTCGTCTTTTTTGAGAATGGCTTCGATGACTTCCTGCGATTCTTCAATGAGATAGGGAACCAAGGTCTGGTGGTCCTGTTCCTTGTCCCAAGGACAACCGTTTTCCCCACGCAGCGTGGCCGTTACCTCTTGCAGTTTACCGATTTCTTCCGTGAGTGAGTTTGCCTGCATGGAGGGCCTCCAAAGGGAGATTTGTTCCAATTTTTTAAAACCAAGCGGACTCTGCACCCCTTTTCGTCCGATTTTGAATCGGGATTCGATTGACGTGGACCGTAAAATCGAAGTATGCTACCAAAAATGATACGTTCAAAAAGTTTTATCGTTCTTTCACTCGTTCTGATCGCGGTTGCGAGTCGTTTACTGCCGCACCCGGCCAATTTTACGCCGATTCTTGCGATCTCTCTTTTCGCAGGAGCGTATTTCGCTTCTAAGAAACTTTCGTTGTTTCTTCCGATCCTTGCACTTACGATCAGCAATCTGTTTCTCGGTTTTCACGATCAGGTTTTCGTCGTCTACGGAATGACCCTTCTTTTGGTCGTGGCCGGTTGGCAGCTAAGAGAATCTGCTTCCGTGAAAAAAATCGCGTTTTGGACGTTAGGCGGTTCGGTTCTTTTCTTTATCGTTACGAACTTTTACGTCTGGCTTATGGGTTATTACACGTACGATATGAACGGTCTTGTTCAGTGTTATCTGATGGCGATTCCGTTTTTTAAGAATGCGCTTTTAGGAGATCTATTTTATACGACCGTTCTTTTCGGAGGATTCGCTCTGATCGAAAGAGTGGGTTGGATGGAACCGGCTCCCGTTTCAGTAAAGTAATTCTCTTCTCTAAAAACGATCCCTTCGATGACCCGAAACGGTTCTCGAAGGGTAGTCTTCCTCTCTTCCTTTAAAGTACGATTCCTATCCCGAGATAAAATCCGTAATACGTATCGATCACTTCTTTTTCCAAGGCAGGTCTTGTAGTCGATAAGTCCACTGGCTTAGTGATCGTATTGAGCGCGGTTGTGCTTACTGCATCCGGAAACAGCAGATTCGCATTGTAATTGTATCCGCTCACGGAAGATCTCATCTCCGTATATTGAAATCCCACCATAAACTTGAGCCAGCTCGTTCTTGAAAAAGAAAGGCCCGTATCGATTTGATAACCGCCGCGTTTGACAAGGTTTTCTCCCGCGGAACCTGCGGTTTCGGCGACCAGAAAGTTTTGAGCGCCGTTGTACAAAGTCGTGCTGCTGGTTTTTAGATGATATTTTCCTAATGTTCTAAAGTAATCCGCGTTCACGTGGAATTGAAAGAAGTTGTTGAGCTTCTTTACGATCCGGAATCCGATTTGTGGTCCGATTCCTCCCGCTTTTTCCTCCAAATTACCGAATCCGAGTCCGCCCGGAAGATTTCCGTATTCTTTCGAATAAATGTCCAAATTGCGAACTCCGATGGAAGGTCCGAGTCTCGTTCCCGATCCGGTTTCGAAAAAATAGAGAAGGTTGAGTTGAATGTCCGTTCTTCTGAGTTGAGGTCCGTAAACGCTGTAAGTCTGGTTGAAGTTGCCCGCGGTGGGGTTGACATTCAGAGAAGTATAAGACGGATTGATTCTAAAATCCAAGAAGGTCGCTTCCACTCCGAATTTTTTGGATTCGGTTAAGAACAGCATTCGGATCGGATACGCCGTTTTTGTGTTCCCTTGCGGTTCGGAATAAAAACTTCCCGTATCGTTGATGAGATGTGCGTCGAAACCGCCGGTGCGCGCAATCGTATTTACGCTTTGGTAAAAGCCGCTCGTATAAAGAAAGGAATTCAATTCGTTCGTGGAAACGTTTTGTCTTCTTGCCAAAGGTTCGGGAACCCAAGTCGCTTGATTGAACAACACCGAGATCTCGAACGTGGCGCCTTTCGGAGCTTTCGTGAGTTCCTGTTCGTGAAGTTTATCCCTTAATTCGGAAGCCTCCGCTCTTTTTCTTTGAACTTCGAGAATCATCCGTTGTCTCGTTACGGGATCTTGCGCCTTGCCCGCTTTGAGTTCGAGTTCGTTGGCTTCTCTTTCCAGAGCGTCGGGATCGGATTGTGCGTTTCGGATCTGTTGTCCGGACACGTTCGTTTGAAACAGAAGAAAAAAGATCGTCAGAAGGAGGGGAACGGTTTTTTGAATTTGCTTTTTCATAGGTTCTAAAGAGTGAGAGAATAGATAAGACGAAAGAATTCGAAATTCAAACATTTTTTTCCCGAGTGCTGAAAAAGAAAAACATTACAGAATTCTCTTCGCTGAAAATAACGAAATTAGAGAGATTATGAATTTAACCAAGTCGGCAGTTTGCGTTTTTTGCGGTTCGCGTTCCGGAACCAATCCTATCTATACAAAGGCGGCTCAGGATCTGGGTCATTTGCTCGTGAAAAAAAAATTCGATTTAGTATTCGGAGGCGCTTCCTGCGGAATCATGGGAACGATCGCTGACGCTGTGATGGAGAAGGGCGGTTCCGTTTCCGGTATCATTCCCGATTTTCTTTCCATCAAAGAAGTCAAACACGATCGGGTGAAGGATCTGATGATCGTTTCCTCCATGCACGAAAGAAAGTTTCGGATGTACGAGAAGTCTTCCGGTTTTATCGCGTTACCGGGCGGAATTGGAACCTTGGATGAACTCGTCGAAATCACGACTTGGAATCAATTGAAGCTGATCTCGAAACCTCTCGGTCTTTTGAACGTAAACGGCTACTTCGATTATCTATTGATGCAGCTGGGGAGAATGGTGGACGACGGATTTTTAGATCGCGAAACGAAAGAAGGTCTGATCGTTTCGGAAGATCCGGAGGAATTGCTTGATCTTCTTAGCAAACGTTTCGTTTAATACGACATTCTTTGACGAACCGGACTAAAACCCGATCACTCTTTTTCGGGTTCCGGTTCCAGGAGTTGAATCAATTCCTCTTTTTCGCCTTCTTTAGCAAGTTCCAAAGCCGATTTGCCTTCTAAGTTCTTTAAGAATTGTGAAGCGCTCGAGGTGAGCAAAAGAGTCGCCGTTGAAACTCGATCATGGATGACTGCGATGTGAAGAGGCGTATTTCCATTTTGATCGATCGAGTTCGGAGAAATCCCGAGATGTAAAATGGTTCTGCAAATATCGTCTTCTCCGTGTTCTGCGGCAGTGAATAACCGATCGGTCAGAGCCTTTTTGAGAATCTTGGAAACGTGATGATATTTTTGCCGTTCCGCCTCTTCCAATCCCGTCTTTCCGGACGCGTTCATCTTTAAAAAGTCGGCTCCGATTTTCAGAAGTCGTTCTAGACATTCGACGCTGTCGTGCGATGCTGCCAGTAAAAGCGCGGTATTTCCGTCCGCGTCCCTGTTTTCCAGAATCGTTTTAATTTCTTCTTTTTCCAAAAACAGGTCCAGAATTTCGTAATCGTTGTGGAGAGCCGTGAGATGAAGAATCGTTCTTCCTTCGGAATTCTTTTTTAAGAAGTCCGCGTCCTTATCGAGAAGATATTCCACGATCGTAAAATGTCCTAGATCGACGGCTAAAAGAAGAGGTGTATATCCTTCTCCGTTTCTTTCTTCAAGATCCGGCGTGGAATGAAGATTTTCGAAAATCATCTCCACGATTTGCAGACTTCCGGTGCTTACGGCTTTCGCCAACGGAGTATTTCCGGAAAAATCTTTTTTCCCGGAATCGGCTCCCGCTTCCAAAAAGATTCGGATCAATTCTTCGTTGCCTTGATCGAGCGAGGTCAGCAACGGAGTTTCTCCTCTTGCGTTGGTTTCGTCCGGGTCCGCACCGGCCTCGAGTAGAAGTTCGATCGCTTCCCGGTCGGAATTTTTCACCGCCCAGGATAATACGCCCGATCCGTAATTGTCCCGGTATTCTTTCAGCCAATCGATGAGAACCGCTCCTTCCATCAAAGAAAGAAGTCTTTGGATTTCATCGTTCTTTCCCGTTTTTACCGCGGAAAAGAGATCGATCAGTGAGTCGGAAAAATCAGTCAGAAAAAATTCTCCAGTATGAAATAGAGCGAAACCAAAGTAGGGATCGAACATAAAATTCCGACACCCGGAAGAGCCGCGGAAAGCGTCGGTTTAAATCCCATCTGAATGGAAACGATGGAAGCCGTAATCATCGGCGCCATTCCCGCTTCCAATACGGCCGCTTTTATGTGTTTCGGATTCAGATTCAAAAAACGATAGATTAGAAATACCACGATTGGGGCAAAGATCAATTTATAAATCAGGCCGACAATCAAGGGTTGGGAGATGTCTTTGGATTCGTTTGAGGATGAACCCATGAACGGAAGTTCCATTTGAAATCCGACGGTAAATAAGGCGATCGGCACCAACGTTTCTCCCAAAGTTTTCAATGCGGAATGGATCGATTCCGGAATGGTGAAAAGTCTTAGGAAAAACGAAAAAAGTAAAGCAAGAAACGGAGGGAAAGTGAAGAGCTTTTTCAAAATGGATCGCAACGGACTTCCGCTTTTTTCCCGTTCGTTTTTGGAAAGAAAGCGCAATGCTAAGATAAATCCGGGAATCGCAAGACAAAGAAAGGTTCCGAATTGATCGATGATCAAAACCGCATTGGTGATTTGCTCTCCGTAAAACATTCGCAAAACGGGAAGTCCTAAAAAGGAAGTGTTGCCGAGTCCGCAGCAAAGCGTGAGTGCGATTCTCGTTTCCGAATCCCAATCGAAGAATTTCGTCGCGCCGTAAAAGAAGGCGACGGATAGGCCGAAGATCAGCCAGGGCATCGAGGCTAAAAAGATCAAAGAAGTTTCGAGTTTCATCGAGGGAACGTTGGCCAAAATCAAAGCCGGTAAGGAAATATAGATGACGAAACTTCCGAGTGCGACTCCGGAATTTTCCGGAAAAATTCTCCCGCGTTTGAGTATCCAACCGGCAATTAAACAAACCGGAATGAGAATGAGTTGGGACACGATGGACAGAGTCTAAAGCGAAAGCGAAACGGCAAGAGTTTTAAGGTTTAGCCCGCTGCCGGAATTGAACCGGCGACCTTTTCATTACGAGGGAAATGCTCTACCCCTGAGCTAAGCGGGCGTGTGCGGATCGGAAATCGAAAAAGACTTCGCTGCAATCTCCTGAACAACAGGGTTCTATGTTCGTTTTGCAAAGACTGCATTGTCCATGTCCATGAACGTACACAACGTGCGAAGGTAGGTTACAAACCGGACAAACAAAACGATCAGGGAACTTTGGATTGTTTTGATCCATCTTTTTTCGATTTCTTAAATTCTTTTACCATCATTGCGGTGATGCTGTCAAGATGTTTCACTTGATCTTTGAGTTCCGGTTTTTCGTGACGATAGGAAAAAGAATAACAGGAATTTTTGACTCCTCTGTCCTTCATCCACCAATGTCTTCCGATTTCCCTTCTTTCTTTTGCGGGAAGGTCGCCTTCGTACATTTTGTATTCGTCCAGCGGTGCGGGGAAATTTCTCTCTTTAAGATAAAACGCATAGGCGGAATGGAAATTCATCGCCGCGTTTTGAATCAATTCGTTGATATGAAGACAACCTAACGTTTTATCCGCCGGAAAACGATTCATCAGTTTGGAATAGGACATTTCCTCGCCGACGAGATATTCGTATGTTTTGATCGCCGCGGGGCAACTTTCATACGGAACCCGTTTTTCCTCCACTCCCGACTTTACGATTTTCATCGTAGTGAGATCCACTTCCAGATACAGAGTCATATCGTGGTACGGATCGTATTGATTGACTTCGATGATGCAGAAAGGGGGAGATTCTTCGGGAAACCAGTAATATCTGCTTTCGTAATTTCTTTGAAAGTCCGTGTTTCGAAAACGGATCCGATCTTTGATTTCCTGCAACGCGCTCATGACAACCTCTTATCTGAAAAACGCTTTTATATGGATTTGTTCGGAAAAAAGAAAACGCAACGATTTTGTTTTCCGACTCGGTATCCCGTTTTTATCGGCGTTCGATAAGATCATCTTTTAAAGGTAGGCGATTCGCTAAAGAATTTTTCCGGCTATTTTCATTTGCTTTTCGCGGAATTTCTGTTATCGTCGTTTCGGTTTTATGTTAACCTCGTTCTTTTTGGAAAAATCGTTTTTGGTCACAGGCGCGAGTTCCGGAATCGGAAAAGCTTTGGTATTGGAACTCAATCGAAACGGAGCCGTAGTCGGGGCGGTTGCGCGGAGAAAAGAATTGTTAAAAGAAGTAAAAGGTGAAGCGCCTTTTCCCGATAAGGTCATCGCTCTTCCGTGCGACGTTTCGGATTCTTCCCAACTCAAAAAGATCACGGAAGAATTTCGTAAGAAGGTGCGTCGTATCGACGGACTGATTCACAGCGCGGGGATCAGCATGCGCGGACTTGCGCGTGAAACCGATTTTAAAGTTTACGAAAGTCTAATGAACGTAAATTTCTATCCTTTGATTCATTTGTTTCGGTTTTTGGAATCGGAACTCAGACAGAATCAGGGACATTTTGTAGCCGTTTCTTCTTTGCAGGGAAGATTCGCGACCCAATATAGATCCGGTTATGCGGCGAGTAAACACGCTGTGCAGGCTTTTATGGACAGCGTTCGGCTTGAAACGTCAGATAGCGGAATGCACGTTATGACCGTTTCTCCCGGTTACGTTAAGACGGATATTTCCGTAAAAGCTTTGTCTTCGGACGGTTCCGCCTACGGAATCATGGACGAAGGAATTAAGAACGGAATGTCTACCGAGAAAGTCGCTTCGATTATTTTGAAAGCGATCGAATCGAAAAAGAGGGACGTTTACCCTTCGCAGTTTCGGGAGATGTTGGCGTATTGGATCAGCCGATTTTCACCGTCGCTGTTGGATCGGCTTTTGAGAAGAGCAAGGGTCACTTGAGAAAGTTTGTCGGAACATTTCAGGACGAGGAATTTGTCTTGAAATGAATGTCGTTCTGTGATAAGGAAAATTTCCCGAGTTCTTCCCGCAAACCCGCCACCTCCGCCCAAACAAGGGTGGGGCCGTTTCGTTTTACGGGCGATTGTCGGAACTCCCACAAAATCTTTCCGTTAATCGATCACTTACCCGGCAGATCCCAGGCCAGACGGATTCCCGCTCTGCGATCCGTTTTCAAATTCGGAATTCCACCGAAGGACCGAAAATACGTCGTGGATTCTTCTTTGGTAGAGGCGAAGGAACCGCCGCGAATGACTTTATGCAATTTTCCGAATGCGTTTCGTTTGAGTGAATGTCCCCGATACGGAAGATAATCCGAGCTCGTCCATTCCGCAACGTTTCCGCACATTCCGATCGCACCGTAAGGACTCGCGGACTTTTTAGCGAGTTCGTAAACGGAAATCGTATCCATCTTCTTACTTTCCAACGTATTGCAAAGGGAAGAATCGAAATCGTTGCCGAACGGATATTCGATCGGGTTCGGAAAGAAAGAATACGATTCGTCCCGGTTGATCATCCAAGTGATTCCCGTTCCGCGCGCCGCCTTTTCCCATTCCATTTCGGTGGGAAGACGTTTGCCGGACCAACGCGCGTAGGCTTCGGCCTCGCGATACGTCACTCCGTTCACAGGATGGTGTTCTTTGCCGACCGGAATCGTTCCGTTTTTCCAATGGGGAGGCGCGGGCGTATTCGTTTCCTTTAGAAATTTTGAATATTCTTGATTGGTAACTTCGTATTTATCGATGTAGAACGAGGAGATGTCTTGTAGATTTCCCCGTTCCGGTTTGAAGTAAAACGGATTGTAGCTGTCTTCCGCCGGTTCGTTGCCTTGTCCGTGAAGAAAAAATCCCATCGATTCGTAAAACAGTTCTCCGTTTTGTTCATAACCGCCGGAGACAAAAACCATTTCTTTTCCGTCGCGCGGATGTCTGATCTGTTTCGCTGGTCGGGTTCTTCTTCTATCTTCGGTGAAGAAGGCGCCGGGTTCGACGTAGGCTACTTCTTGTTTGTAGTCTTGGATAAACGTGCCCGCAGTCAATAGACTTTCGGGAATTCCCGCATTTGCAGTAAACGTTCCAAAGAGTTCGATTTCGGAGGCTTTCTTTCCTTTCGGATTTGTCTGATAGGAGATTGAGATTTGACGAATGCTGAACGAACCGATTTCTTTTTCAGGCGCGGTTTGTATAACCGAATAGCTCGGTTTTCTTTCGAGAACTGCCTTGATTTCTTCCTCTTCTTTTCCGTAAAAAACCGATCCCCTTCGAATACGGATTTTTACCTTGCCCTTGCCTCTATAGACGGCTTCTACTTCCCCTCTCCAAAAAGGAACCGTTCTTAAATTGAGAGAAGGATCTTCTTGTTCTTGGGAAAATAATGCGGCAAAGGTCCATCCCAAAAGAAGAATGGAAAAGAAGGCAATGAATCGTTTCGATTTTGGAAGCAAGTAGGAAATCATACCGTTTCATCCGCCTCTCGTTGGTGAGAGACGGTCGTCTGGTTTTATCTTCGGCAGAAATTTCCGATCTGGAAACGAATTTTAAAGGGATTCTTTCCCTTTCCGAACGGGCTTATTTCTTCTTTTTCTTAAAGGAAGAAGAAGAGCCGCCTCCGGATTTCGGATTTCGATCGCCTTTGGAGAATTTTGAACCGCCACCGGAGCCCGAGCCGCCTCCGTGAGATCCATAAGAGCGGCCGCCTCCACCGCTTGAATTGGATTTAGGTTTTGAACCGCCGCCGCCCGATCTTCCGAAGTTACGATCTCTATATCTTCCGCCACCGCCGGATTTCTTTTTGGAAGAATCCCTTTCATCGAATTTAAAATTGGATTCGAATTGAACGGAATCGTCGAAGGTAATGCTGTCTTTGGTGATCGTCATCTTGAAAAGAGCCGCCGCGATATCGAGCGCCGTATAGTCATCGCCCATCAGTTTTTCGACTTGGTTGACGTATTTCGCAAGATGACCCGCATCCACGATCGATCTTACCTTAGAAGTATAAGAATGAATTTTCGTTTCTTCGAGATCGTCTAACGTGGGAATTTTTCCCAATTCGATTTTGATTCCGTTGATCCGTTCGATCTTTTTGAGGTTGTAGATTTGTTTCCCGACGATAAAGGAGAATGCGATTCCCTTTTTACCCGCTCTTCCCGTTCTACCGATACGGTGGACGTAATCCTCTCCGTCTCTCGGGAGGTCGTAATTGAACACCGCTTCTACGTTGTTCACGTCGATTCCTCTTCCGGCGACGTCGGTCGCGACGAGAATCTCGATGCTTCCGTTCCGGAATCCGTTCATCACCTTGTCTCTTTGTTTTTGATTGAGATCTCCGTGAAGAGCTTCCGCGAAATAACCCCTGGATTTCAGAAGTTCCACAACCGTGTCGACTTGCGCTTTTGTATTACAGAATACTAATGCGAGTTTTACGTTTCTGTATTCGATCAATCTCGCGAGGGCTTCTCCCTTCGCGTTTTCCTGAATCTCATAATAGATCTGCTCGATTTTAGGAGCGCTGAGTTTTTGATGCGTTACGTCGATGATTTGCGGATGTTTTTGAAAACGTTTCATCAGCGTGAGAATTTCGTCGGTCATCGTCGCCGAGAACATGATCGTCTGACGATCCGCAGGAGTGTCTTTGAGAATAAATTCCATGTCCTCGCGGAAGCCCATGTCCAACATTTCATCCGCTTCGTCCAGAACGACGATCTTAATGTCTTCGAGACGGATCGAACCTCTTCTCATGTGATCCATCATTCTTCCGGGAGTGGCGATGACGATCTGAGGATTTTTGCGAAGAGCGCGAAGCTGTCTGTCGATTTCTTGGCCGCCGTAAACCGGAACTACTTCGAAGTTCCCTTTGTATTTCATGAGTTTGCGGAATTGTTCGCTGACTTGGATCACGAGTTCGCGGGTGGGACAAAGAATCAGCGCTTGCAGATGTTTGCTTTCGACTTCGAGAAGTTCGATCGTTGGGATCGCGAATGCGGCCGTTTTACCGGTTCCGGTTTGCGCGTGACCGATGATGTCTTTTCCTTTTAAAATGACGGGGATGGCTTCCGATTGAATCGGAGAGGCTTCTTCAAAACCCATTTCTGCGATCGCGTTTTGGATTTCGGTGGATAAGTTTAGTTCGCTAAACTTGAGTTTCTTCATAGAGTTTCCTTTCAAAGCAATAAATCGACCGTATTCCGGGAACCTCTAATACTTTGAATTTTCAAGATAAGAATCCGGAAGATCACAAAACCGACGAAAGAGAGGAAAGTTGGAATCGGGAGATGTTTTACGTCTTCGTTTGATAAGACGTCTTGTATTTACTACGATTTTAGAAGAGGCTATTTACACAAGTATAAAAGAATCGAACGCCGTCGAGAATTGATTGGATTCTCGACGGCTTCGGCTTCGATTTAAAAGATCATAAGGCGATCCTATATAAACTATATTCTAAATTTATTAAGTTGTACGGATCGTTTCTCTCAGAACTGAGCCGTCATCGAAAGATAAGCGAACTGAGCCTGTGGAAGAAAACTCGTTTTTCGAAATTCTGGAGAAATCGAATCGTCGTTGAGTTTTCCCCGGACGGCGTCGCCCGCATAGATCCAACTCGCACCGAGCGCCCACAGAATATCCTTGTATTTCACCGAATAAACCATATCGATTTCTCTGAATAAATTCTTTCCGAGCGTTCCGACTCCTCTTTGATCCAGAACTCCCTTTTCGCTTTGCGGATACGGATTTTTGTAGCGATCGTTTGTATAGGATTCGGTGCTCGCGCCGTCTTTCAGATTTCCGGTGATGTCATACCAACCGTCTTGCATCTTCTGTTTGTCCACGATCCAATAGGCGATTCTTAATTTTCCGAATTCTCCTCCGTCCCAAGTCAAGTTTGCGGACTTGCCTACCATGTTGACCCAACTGACTTGATCCGCTTCTCCGTAAAATACGTGATTGGAGTGGAATAAATTGGAGAATGTCGCGACCTTTCCGTCCTTGCGATTCGGATCTCCGCTGGCGACGTCGTATTCTGCACCGAGTCGAAACGAACCGATCGTATATCCTATGTCGAGCGC of Leptospira sanjuanensis contains these proteins:
- a CDS encoding LIC_13241 domain-containing protein, translating into MSEPNSFETRIEKTNDLISFLSGLFPMNLKSGEEEWPRTYEFVHLEKKYKAVFSLFGSFTLLPIETQQVAGTSPIFYLSLDTNPSQQFIWAKPDRESMNDPNRIADELQNQIRIYEAGISEINSGEK
- a CDS encoding ankyrin repeat domain-containing protein, whose product is MFDPYFGFALFHTGEFFLTDFSDSLIDLFSAVKTGKNDEIQRLLSLMEGAVLIDWLKEYRDNYGSGVLSWAVKNSDREAIELLLEAGADPDETNARGETPLLTSLDQGNEELIRIFLEAGADSGKKDFSGNTPLAKAVSTGSLQIVEMIFENLHSTPDLEERNGEGYTPLLLAVDLGHFTIVEYLLDKDADFLKKNSEGRTILHLTALHNDYEILDLFLEKEEIKTILENRDADGNTALLLAASHDSVECLERLLKIGADFLKMNASGKTGLEEAERQKYHHVSKILKKALTDRLFTAAEHGEDDICRTILHLGISPNSIDQNGNTPLHIAVIHDRVSTATLLLTSSASQFLKNLEGKSALELAKEGEKEELIQLLEPEPEKE
- a CDS encoding response regulator, which translates into the protein MKVLVLDSGATVRRIISSFFPAEDFQIVEAGSAKEGLDLAFKEHFDLITIGMILPDADGFTVCKIIRNSQREKKDSACKNSKIYLITSGDIEANRAKSAEFGFDGIFPKPSGIDEFKIVIKEIIELAYGSETNHHAETHTIGKILIIDDSELNLLLLGKILKKNGYTFQAFSEGKKAYEYLESSNEPVSTILTDWIMPNFSGEELVETIRKQEKFDKIPIAVITGLEENAGTNITVLHKNVHVLQKPYSERKILEYIRKI
- the mazG gene encoding nucleoside triphosphate pyrophosphohydrolase, with the protein product MQANSLTEEIGKLQEVTATLRGENGCPWDKEQDHQTLVPYLIEESQEVIEAILKKDDELLKEELGDLLFQVVFHARLAEERNAFNLGDIAKGVSDKLIFRHPHVFRPEELTLSSSQEVIENWEKIKDKEKKKPSYSSIFSNVPENFSSLLKAEKYQKKAAKVGFDWKEVVDVQGKVREEMEEFLAEFGTTKSDGTNQVRIEEEFGDLLFSLVNLGRHLGISAESALTRTNAKFKNRFQYIEESLQKEGRTPNDSNLDEMDRLWNQAKELEK
- a CDS encoding LOG family protein, encoding MNLTKSAVCVFCGSRSGTNPIYTKAAQDLGHLLVKKKFDLVFGGASCGIMGTIADAVMEKGGSVSGIIPDFLSIKEVKHDRVKDLMIVSSMHERKFRMYEKSSGFIALPGGIGTLDELVEITTWNQLKLISKPLGLLNVNGYFDYLLMQLGRMVDDGFLDRETKEGLIVSEDPEELLDLLSKRFV
- a CDS encoding DUF6580 family putative transport protein, with translation MIRSKSFIVLSLVLIAVASRLLPHPANFTPILAISLFAGAYFASKKLSLFLPILALTISNLFLGFHDQVFVVYGMTLLLVVAGWQLRESASVKKIAFWTLGGSVLFFIVTNFYVWLMGYYTYDMNGLVQCYLMAIPFFKNALLGDLFYTTVLFGGFALIERVGWMEPAPVSVK
- a CDS encoding LA_2444/LA_4059 family outer membrane protein, whose amino-acid sequence is MKKQIQKTVPLLLTIFFLLFQTNVSGQQIRNAQSDPDALEREANELELKAGKAQDPVTRQRMILEVQRKRAEASELRDKLHEQELTKAPKGATFEISVLFNQATWVPEPLARRQNVSTNELNSFLYTSGFYQSVNTIARTGGFDAHLINDTGSFYSEPQGNTKTAYPIRMLFLTESKKFGVEATFLDFRINPSYTSLNVNPTAGNFNQTYSVYGPQLRRTDIQLNLLYFFETGSGTRLGPSIGVRNLDIYSKEYGNLPGGLGFGNLEEKAGGIGPQIGFRIVKKLNNFFQFHVNADYFRTLGKYHLKTSSTTLYNGAQNFLVAETAGSAGENLVKRGGYQIDTGLSFSRTSWLKFMVGFQYTEMRSSVSGYNYNANLLFPDAVSTTALNTITKPVDLSTTRPALEKEVIDTYYGFYLGIGIVL
- a CDS encoding AEC family transporter translates to MSQLILIPVCLIAGWILKRGRIFPENSGVALGSFVIYISLPALILANVPSMKLETSLIFLASMPWLIFGLSVAFFYGATKFFDWDSETRIALTLCCGLGNTSFLGLPVLRMFYGEQITNAVLIIDQFGTFLCLAIPGFILALRFLSKNEREKSGSPLRSILKKLFTFPPFLALLFSFFLRLFTIPESIHSALKTLGETLVPIALFTVGFQMELPFMGSSSNESKDISQPLIVGLIYKLIFAPIVVFLIYRFLNLNPKHIKAAVLEAGMAPMITASIVSIQMGFKPTLSAALPGVGILCSIPTLVSLYFILENFF